Proteins encoded within one genomic window of Bos mutus isolate GX-2022 chromosome 9, NWIPB_WYAK_1.1, whole genome shotgun sequence:
- the IRAK1BP1 gene encoding interleukin-1 receptor-associated kinase 1-binding protein 1, producing the protein MSLQQTPQSRVFVELLPWADRGRENYLLSGGETLPGLRRPLSSAPAQTPTREVHVSGTAEVSASPDRAQVVVRVSSTKEAAAEAKKSVCRRLDYITQSLRQQGVQSENVTVTKDFKRLENAYHMEAEVCITFTEFGKMQNICNFLVEKLDSSVVISQPQFYHMPGSIDNLRRQACLAAVENARRKAQEVCNLVSQTLGKPLIIKEEETKEWEGQIDDPQSSRLSSSLTVQQKIKSATIHAAAKVFITFEVKGREKKKKHI; encoded by the exons ATGTCGTTGCAACAGACCCCCCAGTCGCGGGTGTTCGTGGAACTGCTTCCCTGGGCTGACAGGGGCCGGGAGAACTATCTGCTCTCGGGTGGAGAGACGCTGCCTGGCCTCCGCCGCCCTCTCTCCTCAGCGCCAGCCCAAACTCCTACCCGCGAGGTGCATGTCAGCGGCACCGCGGAGGTGTCTGCGAGCCCCGACCGGGCGCAGGTGGTCGTGCGGGTGAGCAGCACCAAGGAGGCGGCGGCCGAGGCCAAGAAGAGCGTTTGCCGCCGCCTGGACTACATCACGCAGAGCCTCCGGCAGCAGGGCGTGCAG TCAGAAAATGTAACTGTGACAAAGGATTTTAAAAGGCTAGAAAATGCTTATCACATGGAAGCAGAG GTCTGCATTACATTTACTGAATttggaaaaatgcaaaatatctgTAACTTTCTTGTTGAAAAGCTAGATAGCTCTGTTGTCATCAGCCAACCCCAGTTCTATCATATGCCAGGTTCTATTGATAACCTTCG ACGACAAGCCTGTCTTGCTGCTGTAGAAAACGCACGGCGCAAAGCTCAAGAAGTCTGTAACCTTGTTAGCCAAACTCTAGGAAAACCTTTAATaatcaaagaagaagaaacaaaagaatgggaaggcCAAATAGATGATCCCCAATCATCTAGACTTTCAAGTTCATTAACCgtacaacaaaaaatcaaaagtgCAACAATACACGCTGCTGCCAAAGTATTTATAACTTTTGAAgtaaaggggagagagaagaaaaaaaaacacatctga